ccaAATGGGGAAGACGAGGGGTTTTGGGCCTCTTTCCCATGAAACCAAGAACAACGCGCGAAGATTGGTTTCTCAGCggcagaaaatttttcattaaatgagcattaaaagtatttaaaatgggttaaaaatgcggaataatcccgtcacaggggtcgactcatggatcgactcatgcctgggggtcgactcatgggtcgacctctgtggaaaaacattaGAAAATGAGAAGGGAAGcacggttctgtaaaattggcctaaaacccgcagaggtcgactcatgggtcgactcatgccttgggggtcgactcatgggtcgactcacagggtgtgccaagtttgtgccatctaaaaatttaacgtgccaatcatctcatatgccatgagtcgactcatgggtcgactcatgtttttcaaacatgaatatctttcaaaatataagtccaaaaataataaaattttcaccaatggatcacaaatcttttgttctatcatttgatgctttcaaatcaggatttggtaaaattatgattttgcccctgaagagcaataagtctttttcaagcgaaaatcaatagtaccccttcaaatgctttgtaatcatcaaaatcaatctaaggagcaacaagaaTGGGCATATCTATACAAAAAGACTTTTGGTATTAGAGCCGGGGTTTTGAGTTCTAACTTTTAATATAGTATGACGACCTcctccaaatccaatccaatgtgCACCAGAATATTTTCTTCAATGGAGTTATCAATTGGAAGGGTGCCAGTTGTGAGTTCTCTCACATCACTACTAATAGGTGTGGGGGTTTCTGGGATTGAGTACTTGTGAAGAAGTGGTAAACATGAAGGAGATGAAACGtttcgtttcttcttcttcttcttcttcctcttctttttttttttagagggaaAAGAAAGGGCTTCCAATTAGGGGTTTGGtgcttaatatttttttgtttcagTGACGAGTAAATATtgtcattgaatttttttttgtgacaagAAAATATTTTCTGTGACAAGTAATTATTGTCACCGATGTCTTTTAGTGACAGAATTTTAATTCTTGTcacgaataatattttatttttctaactaatattttagtttttttcACTTTTATTTAGTGACAAGTTCTAgtgacaagaaaaatttttttgtcaccaataattaataatCTATGACAAAGATATTTGTTTGtcactaaaataaatcaattgatgCTAATCAGTGACGAGCATGATTTCTTGtcatagaatatttattttcagtGGCAAAAATTTTCTTTGCCACAAAACACTTGCCACTATAGATAAGATTTCTTGTAGTGCACTTTGGAAGATGCAACCTTCTCAGCCTGGAGAGATTACAGTGAGAATGATTTTTACGCATGGGACACGTGCTTAACAGTGGACAATCATAATATAATAAACCTATATGATAAGGTGAGCAGATCTGGAAGAGATGGGACTTTTGGTTCGTGTAGCATGTTTGCTCCGAAGACAACTGTTATTGAAGTTTCAGTTGGCTTGACACCATCTGCTTCATCATAGAGTAACATTTAGGTGCGGGACTATATGAATTCAGGTTAAAACTTTAATAAAAATTCGGTTTGGATCATCCAAAGATCCATCTTCACGTTGATGAATAGAAATTCTATGTTTTTCACTCTTCTTGTGGAATTGTCTTGAGAGCTATACTTCAGGGAGAAGGAGATATTGCCCTAGAGAGTTATGATCATGCAGGATAAGATTATATGTATATAGCTGCTTTAGCTTAGAAGATATAGCTGGTTTAGTTGGGCAGCTATTCATCTAGATCTTTAAGAATTGGTATCTAACCAGCTAAGCACTAGGATAAGCATTCGCATGGGAAAAGGtattatctttcttttctctggTGACCAAAGAACAAATATGTGGTTTGGAAGACTATTTGTGACACAAAGAACCACCCAAAGTGATTATGAAGTAACTATTACTTGATTTGGTCATGTAAAGATGTGCTTTTAGCTAGGTAAGCAAGTTGTGCCTTGAATGATTACCTGGTAGAAAATCAAACCATCAGTGTTGCTTAAATATGATGCAAAATAAGCTATTAGACTTTGAACTTCAGCATCTAGACATGAGGAACCACACATCAAAAGGCTCGATCACAAATGTCAAAACAAGGGAGTGGAGCAATGTGGTGATCTTCTATGATCTAGTGTGGTGTCTTCTGTAAAATGATCATGAATCAGGTCCTATGTGTTGTTCGGGAACCAAGTATATAAGGGGTTAGCTACTAAGCTATTCTAAAAATTCCTttgatttcataattatttaatttcaaatcaTAAGGGCAAAAGATGACCGTTCTCTGTTAAAAGTGAAGTAGTTTAACACCACCATGTCACCAAACAATATACTGTACTATTGGATTTTAAACGCATCTCTTTGTAAATTTAAATGTTAAAAACCAAGTCAGTGTGatgtataattaaaattaaatgatGTGCATGTCCCCGGATATGGTTCTCATGAAGCAATAAGTATATTTGAAAGACCAATAGTTGAACCCCATGTCAACTAATTTCTAAATGCCCATTAATAAAACTAAGACTAATGTGCATAGTCCTTGATCAGACAAAAAGTATCTTATGTTCTTACCAATTTCTTATAGAATAAATTCACAGAGAAGAAAATATGAAGGATTGATATATTTACTCTTATTGGTTAAGAAAAATCAAAGATATCTATAGTTGGAAAATTTTTTAAATGTGTACTCACTGTTCACCAAAGGAAAAAGGAGTTCAGGGAAAGGCATAAAGAGGCTGAAGGAAGACACCATATGTTTTGTGTGCTTTCCTCTTTTTCTGTTGGGTCTTTATGCTCTAAATGCACTTGTTATTTGTGCTAAATGTGGATATACATGATTTTTTAAGGAGCACTGGTTTTTACACAGAAAAAAAGGAGCACCTAGTGGCAGGCTTATTTGTCAAACCCTGATCTCCTGGATGAGCAATGCAAGATATCTCTATGTAACTCAAGACCTCTAACCCAATGTGTATAAGGAACACGATCAGGGAAGAGTATTTCCTAATGTGTTGGGCATTACCTGGTTGTTGCATACCATCCAGTTATATGTTCAACAAGTACTTTTTGAAGTAGAGTCAGAATATTTCTTCTTTTCATAGATATCATCTGATATTGATTCAGGTACCTTACTGGAATAGAAAAGCACATCCCActggcaattttttttttttttcacaaaaaaaatgtTGCTCAGTTTCCAaatatatgaatttacatttgagGAAACATGTGGAAAAGCAAAACCTTTAACATCTATGTAattattcaaataattaaaactaCAATTATTTTCTTAAAAGAATATGTAATGGTATCTAACCTACCTAAGGTAAATTTAGTCTCTTTACTAAAAGCTGAGCAACATATTTCAAGTCTAGTATGATGTATAAGGATAAGGATACACTATTATGAATTCAGACTAGGTTGATTAGATATTTCCTTATCCAGCAAAGTATGTTTTTTTAGTTGGTTCACAATTAATGTTGTTTATAATACCATTTGGGTATGAAAAATTTAATTGAGTATTGAAGCTAGTTGAGGAGAGGTACTAATCAAAACTTTAGGAGCCTGATGCAAAGCTTTTCTCTTTGTTGAGGAATTGATGCTGTAGTTTGTAAATTACCACTGTTTCTATTTCTATAAACTGCTTTTCTCTATGTGAAACAAGTACTAATCACTCAAGTTCAGTAAAGAAACACCAAGTATATGTTTTATATTCTGCAAAGTTTAAATAATTCAATAGCTTCAAAAATGTGAAAATGCTATTCTCATGCTTAGTTTTGCTGTTATTTCCGTTTTTGAAGTATGAAGGAGATCCTTGAAAAGCACAGTCTGCATTCAAAGAATCTACAGAAAGTAGAACCACCATCGCTTGACTTGAATGTAAGCTATCCTGAGATCCttatcattatttttctttccagGTTTATTCTATCAATTTAGCCCTCATATGGGCAAATCAAAACAAGTGATAATGGATTGTATCATTTTATCTCTAGTCTGTTGCCTGTATGCAACATGAATATCAGCAAGCCATTAGGAGAGAAATAGGAGTAAATATTGTTACCTCTGATCTTTTCCTCATTTGTAATCcttgtattctctctgaatgggtATAAGGTGAACCTGGATTAGTTGCAGATGATTACAACTCtaccaaaatctggacactcaAGTGTTGGAATTCCATTGATTAGCTTCAAGGCTATTGTATGTTATCTATCTAGATGTAATTTTTGAATGACTTTGATGTTCATGGGGCATCTAAATGATAACCACACAATCCATCATGTATAGATCATTCATAGTGTATGTAAACATGCTTAATTTTAAGTTTTTAGAAAAGCCAGTGACAAGTAAATGATCTATTTACCAAAAACTAAACAAAAGATTTGTTTTAATCTCAAGTTGGTAgctattcaaaatttcaaactgcTTAAATTTTAGTCCTCGTGATTTAAGTATGTAGAGTCCAATGAATGATGTGGGTGATGAGTCACCATGCATTCCAATGCAAGCCCAAACCAAACTAGTTATGGTTTTAGAGCAATAAAGTCATCTCTATATATACCATGTATATCATTATAAAAATGATTACGTAGAAAGAGCAATCTCGCCTCATTGTAAGTGTGCATATATTGCTTAGATTTTGTAGAGATTGTGCCATTTGTGGTTTAAGGGAATTGTTTGGATTCAGTAAGTCATGGCATGAGCCTTGAAGCATAAAGCATAAACTTATTTCCTTTTATCATATGGAAAATATATGCACAACTAgagaaaattatttgaaaatgTTAAATCGGCAAGTGATCTAGAGGGTTGAGAACTATGAAGGAGCAATCCAAATGAACCTTTATCTTGCTATTAAAAAATTTCTCACTATTATCACTACTGCTTGCTGTTCAACATTTAATTTGGTCACTTGATTAATACTAGCATATTGACTTTTGTCTTTTGCACTTGGCAATGGAGTCAAAATCATATATGCTCCATATTCTATGATGTGGACTCACTGATATAATGGGAGGTATTGTggctttatttaatcttctttattTTGCACTATTTTAAAGTAAAGAAGTTATCATTAGTTCAAAATTCATGACACCGCCATGTGCATGAGATTGTAGCAAGCATGGCCCACACAGTTTTTAGCTCTCCACATCTATCTCAGAGTACATCCGCATGTACGGAGGTGAATCTAGCCTAAAGGATAATCGTTAGATATTCACAAGCAAGAAAATTGGAATGGTCCGTATTGCAAAGTCAGCTTCAACTTTGCAGGCAGCTTGCTTGCTTGATACAGTGTGGTGTCCAAGGGTTTAAATCTTGGCTCTGAAACCCCTCTCACTTTGCTGCTGCAATGATACGATACTAGGATGGGATTGTATGGCCAGAACAGATTGAAATAGTTAGTAATAATAAGAATGaaacataataataataaaaaagttTGCATCTTGGTTCATCCCCATCATCTCTTGACTGTCCTAGTGCATCCAGGTATTGGGATGATCAGAGTGGGTTGGGACGGTCGGGATATTTCAGTTTAAGAGAATTGTATCCTTCATTCATTctaattctttttctttatcAGAATGGTATGGTACTAATGATACTGTATTGTTCCATGCATCCATTAGGCTGACAATAAAGATGAGATATTTGCTATATTACAGATGAAGTTATGGGCATCAAATACTAAATTGCAATGAAGTGGCATAATTTAAGAGAACAAAATTACTCATTAGCAATGATATCGTTCACTATAAGCTGGTTAAAATTGCGGATACATCAAAGCAAAAAAAATGACTTATGTATACACTCCTCTTTAATTGTTGCACACATGCTTTAGCTCAATATGAAATTATAATTACATTCACATGCTTCAATAAAATTCATTTTTGTTATGTCTCAAGTCAAATCATTAGGGTTGCAATCACAAATATGCTATTTTGTAGTGCTcaagatcttttcttttgatccatGGCTTCGTAAAAGTATTATTATATATGTAACTTGCACCTAGGCCGTAGCTAACTTACTATAGTTGTTTAGAACCTATATTACATGGATGCTCACATCAAGCTCTTAAAATCCATGTCAGATACATATCTGAATTACATGCATGTTGGACAATTTGATATTTATCAAGTTTTTAGTTGCAGGTCATAAAATTGGTTGAGGGTTGGACTCCAATGAACTTTTTAaagtaaattttctctttttaaaaaaGTCAAGAATGTATTTTCAGATGCTTACAAAAGTATTTACTCTAGGTTGGTTTAATGATCCTGTTTACCCCAAAAAAATGGAATGCAGGTATTAAACTAACTTTATATAATATTGTTTTTATAAAATCCTTGGACTAATAGAGAAGTTTGGATGAGTAACATCCATCTTGGAAGACCTTAATAagtaatatcttttaaatttttatatgatatctaaATACTTGTCATTTAATTAACATTATGTTTCTATTTATCCGTATATCTCTTTTTTCCTCTTGCCTGGTCAAATATTTCGACATATCGAAATCCACTTCTTGCTTTTGTAACCATGCAACAATCTTTATAACTAGAGATCACATGCTTAGCAGCAATGCTAATAAACAACTGTGGTTATTTTCAGCTAGAGAATAGCAACTACACAAGATTGGACAAACAGGTTGCGGAAGCAAGCCTTCAGCTCAGGTCTTCATATATTCAATCTAtgatatataaattaatataaatatgtTTGTATACATGCATACAAAAATACGAACAAACATACATATACAGCAATTATTGGGAAGTTGCATATGCTCCATATATTGCAGACAGATGAGAGGAGAAGAGCTCCAGGGATTAACCATGCAAGAGCTGCAGCAGCTAGAAAAAAATCTTGAAACAGGGTTAAGCTGTGTGCTGGAAAGAAAGGTAGCTTTCCATGCCCTTGATGTTCTTTTGGTTCATCATGTACCCTTCATTCACCTCTTGAATAATGAATGTGTCAGGGTCAACAAATTATGGAGCAGATCAATCATCTTCAACAAAAGGTGAGACTAGCTAGACATGTATAAACCGCGTGCTACGCTTCTGAAACAGTGTGTGAACAATTTAAGTAGCCATGTAGCGAAAGAAATAAACATACTTcagaagagaaaa
The sequence above is a segment of the Elaeis guineensis isolate ETL-2024a chromosome 7, EG11, whole genome shotgun sequence genome. Coding sequences within it:
- the LOC105048671 gene encoding MADS-box protein JOINTLESS isoform X3 (The sequence of the model RefSeq protein was modified relative to this genomic sequence to represent the inferred CDS: added 182 bases not found in genome assembly), whose protein sequence is MAREKIQIRKIDNATARQVTFSKRRRGLFKKAEELAILCDADVALIIFSSTGKLFEFSSSSMKEILEKHSLHSKNLQKVEPPSLDLNLENSNYTRLDKQVAEASLQLRQMRGEELQGLTMQELQQLEKNLETGLSCVLERKGQQIMEQINHLQQKGMHLMEENERLRKQVL